TATCGTCATCAACAACAGCATGATGATTCCAATCTGTTTATTCATGTTGCTTTTAGGCCTCCAAATCAGTCATTTTCCCTTATCGTACCATACCTTTTTTGGGGATGGAAATGAACATTTGAAGAACAAGCAGAAGAACTAGGACAAAACCGCTCATCAAGAATGGAGCATGATAACCATACACATCCCACAGCTTCCCTGAAACGATTGGCCCAACAATCATCCCTAAGCCTTCAATAGTAAGAAAAAAGCCCCATACAGCGCCTCTTTTTTCCGGAGGAATAGCCGAAGCAATCAGCGCATTCCAAGATGGAATGATGAAGGCATAACCAATTCCCAAGACAGCTACCAACACATATAGCAGCAACATCGATTTAGCGAAAGTGAAGCACAGCAGCACGGCAGCGCTCAAACTGAAACCAATGACAAGAAACGGGCGAATCCCGATTCGATCCACTATTTTCCCCATCGGAACTAAGCAAATAACCGTCACAGCGCCCCCTGCAATCAAAAACATACTGTATTGAAAAGAGGAGAGTTTCAGCACTTCCTTGGCATACAGTGTAAGTATGGGTGTCAGAATGCCTAATGCAAAAGTTTGGGCGAACATGGCGGGAAACAACAAGGGACTCACATTCATCGAACGTCGAACTTCACTTAAATAGACCGAAACACGCTGCCAAAAAGAAGTGCGAGAAACACTTTTAATTTCCGCCTTAGTGACTGATTTTCCCTGTAATCCCGCTTCTCTTCTCGGCAGCATAAGCGCAACAAGCACGACAACCGTCATGCAGCCGATTAATAGACGAAAAGCAGAACTGTAGTGATTCTCGCCCACAATAAAATTAATCGCGACTGGACCCAAGCCCACACCCGACAGCCAAGCCATATAAACAACGCTCATGATTGTAGCTTTTCCGTCATCGCCTGCCACTTCCGTAGTGCCTGTAATAACACAGGGCCATAATGGCGCTGTTCCCAATCCAAGCAGCGCGCAGCCGAGAATCATCCAGCTGATCTGCGCAGTTGTCGCAATCAAAATAACTGCAACAAAAGTCATTAACACCCCAGTGAGCATCGTTGTTCGGTAGCCTAATTTATCAATAATCCAGCCGACAGGTGTCCGGAGAACATTATCCCCAATATACTGTGCTGCAAGCGTCCAGCCAATGATGAACGCAGAGGCTCCGAGTGATGTCTTCATATAAACCGGCAATATCGTTAAAAGCAACGCGCCCTTCACAAATTCGACGACAAACATAATAATTAACAATTCCATCACAAATGGGGAAAACAAGCGATTTTTCCCCCATTTTTCCATGAAAAGCATAAGATTTCTCCTTGTTTTGGCGAATTTTAACACCTTACTGTTAGTTTTACCTAAATCTGCACAAACTATTTTTTAAAAATTAACTTGCATGATATCTCTATTTTGATATACTCATTTTGTTTGTTGCAATATGCAGCAAGCAATCCACTATAGAAGGGAAGCGATAATCAGGTGGATCATACCCGTACCCCCCTGTTCACTGCACTACTCGCTCACGCGGACAAAAATCCAATTCAGTTCCATATTCCTGGCCACAAAAAAGGAGTTGGCATGGACCCGGAATTTCGTTCCTTCATTGGGGACAATGCCCTGTCCATCGACCTCATCAATATAGCACCCCTGGATGACCTACATCAACCAATGGGCGTGATCGAGGAAGCCCAGAGGCTTGCTGCGGACGCCTACGGCGCTGACCATACCTTCTTCTCCGTACAAGGTACAAGCGGTGCCATCATGACGATGATTATGACCGTATGTTCCGAGGGTGATAAAATTATCGTTCCGCGCAATGTTCACAAGTCCGTGCTTGCCGCAATAATTTTCGTCGGCGCTAAGCCGGTATTTATTCAACCTGCTCGTGATAAGAATCTCGGTATCGATCACGGCATCCCAACGCGTTCCGTGCGCAGAGCTCTGGAGAAGCATCCCGATGCCAAAGCCGTATTAGTCATTAATCCAACTTACTATGGCGTTTGTACCAATCTCAAAGAAATTGTTGATCTTGTTCATAGCTTCAACATGCCGGTTCTGGTCGATGAAGCACACGGTGTGCTGATTCATTTCCATGACAAGCTGCCTATGTCCGCTATGGAAGCCGGTGCTGATATGGCGGCAACCAGTGTTCACAAACTGGGCGGTTCGATGACGCAAAGTTCCGTACTTAACATCAAAGGAAATCGCGTTAATCCGAAGCGTATCCAAACGATCATCTCGATGCTGACAACGACATCAACCTCTTATATTTTATTAGCTTCATTGGATACTGCGCGTAGACATTTGGCCCTAAATGGACGTAGTATGGCTGAAAGCACCATTGAATTGGCACAATATACGCGTAGACAAATCAATGAAATTCCCAACCTCTACTGTTTCGGCGAGGAGATTTTGGGAGAAGAAGCCACTTTCAACTATGACCCTACGAAAATATGCGTGCATGTCCGCAAGCTCGGCATCACTGGCTTCGAAGTTGAAAATTGGCTGCGTGATCACTACAATATCGAAGTCGAGATGAGCGATATGTATAACATATTGTGTCTCATTACACCAGGGGATACTCCAGAGAACATTGAAACTCTGTTAACAGCTCTGCGCGAACTCTCCCATATCAATGATGACGTTGTTGAGGTCAAAGAAGTTGTCATTAAAGTCCCTGCTATTCCTCAACTTACGTTGACACCAAGGGATGCCTTCTATGGCGAAACGGAAATCCTGCCATTCAAAGACTCTGCTGACCGCATTATTGCGGAATTCATTTATGTCTATCCGCCAGGTATTCCTATTCTGCTGCCAGGTGAAGTCATCACACAAGAGTTGATAGACTACATTGTCGAGCATGTAGAAGTTGGGCTGCCTGTCAAGGGGCCTGAGGATCGCAGTGTGCAGAATGTCAAAGTCATCGTGGAAACACAAGCGATTTTCTAGCGTTTCCTTGGATCAGGTAGATATTGTAAAACCGTTTACATGATGCTATGATGTTGTTGATGTTTAGCGAATGAGGTGATCAAGGAATGGCTCAAAGCGCTTATATTAAATTCGTAACAGGTTCCACTGTAGCCGCGCTCACCTTGGATGAACTCAAGGAAAGGCTGCTTCACTACCGTGAACAACTCGCCTTGACGGCCAAGCAGCTTGGCTGGGAGTACGATGAGGCCGGTTTTCCCTACACCATTGAGACGAAGCCGGAAGGCGAAGGCAAATGGTTCTATCTCAAAGGTATCAATCCCTTATACAAATACATAGTGATTGGTGTCGGCAATGAGCAGAAGCAAGAGGAAGATCACCATTATGTCCAAGTCGTATTGCCTGATGACGCCACGCATGGCGACAAGAGCAAAGGCAATGAATTCTGCAAATATCTCGGCAAGCTGCTGAAGGCCGAACTTCATTTATTCAACGGCAGAATCATGTATTTCAATCCTAGAAAATGATAGCTGACAAACAGAAACCCCCTAACAGAGTCCTCTGCTAGGGGGTTCTTATGTATAGCTCTTATTCTTCGCCTTCTTGAGCCACGATTTCGTTGTAAATAGTGACAACACGTTCCCATTCTTGCTCATCTTCAATGTTGACAAGGAAGGCTTCGTCGTCTTCTTCTTCCACACGGAAAATAACACCGTCAGCTTCAGGATCATTGCGGTCAAGCAATACTGCATACGCTTGCTCTTGAGATTGGAAGGTATAGACCATCACCATCTCATGCTCTTCACCGTTCTCGTCCGTTACGATAAAAACATCTTCCCCTTGCTCGTGATCGTGGTCACAGTCCGGGCCGTGTACATGATCATGCTTCTCATCGCTCACAGGCAGAACCTCTTTTCGTTGAATAATAAGTTACGTCATTATCCTAACATTTTCATAATAAGAGGTCAAACCACTTTCTGTGCGGCCTATCCTACTCCGATTGGATCTGCTTCTCGGAAACAACGGAGTAATCGCTGGCCCCCTCTTGCTTCATCGCAAATTTCACGACGTAGGTACCCGCTTCATCAAAGGAGACGCCATACAAAGGAACCTTCAGCCAAAATGCTTCTTTGGACTCCGAGATTGATTTCACAACCGGCGTCACAACGCTTTTGCCGCTTGGGGAGTAGATCGAAACTTGCACAGAACTGATGCTGGTTTTCAAATTATCCACTTGTGCAAAAACAATAAAATCGGCTGATTTGCCGCGCTCGACAACACCAAATGGTACGATCGCAGAATCTTTGCGCACCTCAGTTGTGAAAAACAAGTGTACGTTAGGTTTGTACAAGTACGCCGTTTTGTTCGAATTATCCCATTTCACCAATGCTTGCAGCGCATCACTGACAGCGCGCAACGGGAGAACTGTCTTGCCTTCAACAATCAATGGTGGAACTTCTGAATCCCCAAACTCCGATGTCGTGTTATTCACGACCAACCGCGCAATGTTATATCCCTTAAAATCCCCCCATATCGATGAGGCCACCACTGCAGCCGTGCTTAGAACAAAAAACACCAGCATCAACGCAAATATCCGCTGAACTTTCATCTTTTTACCTCCAGCTCTCGTTAGTAATCTTTGTGTCTGCTTCTTTATACTCCGAAGTTTTGGAAGAGTTGCGATGAATTTATAATTTTGATAAAAAAGCAAGAACACGCTCCGTATAGGCTTCAGGCTGCTTTTGATAGGAGCCCACATGCAGCCCTTGTTCGGTAATCCAAAGCTCAAAAACATCCGGATGCTTGCGCCACATCGCTTCGCTATTGGACCATGGTATCGCGTTATCGCTTTGACTATGGATAAATAGAATCGGTCTGGGATATATGCGATCAACTGCTGCCAAAGCATCTACACGGCGCGGTTTGATGCCAATTAGTTTGGGCAGAATCGTCAAAATCAAAGGTGTGAACGGCAGCCTGGGAAGCTTTGACCATACAGGCAAATTATCTTGCAAATAAGGATGCAGTTGACTGAAGGCACTGTCCGTAATGACACCTCGAACGGATGGTTCATCTGCTGCAGCCAACAGGGATGTCGTCCCTCCCATCGAGAAACCTAATAAGCTAATTTTACCGCCAATATGCGTCTGCACCCACTGGATAGCGCCAAGTACATCCTGCTTCTCCAAATAACCTACCGTCGTCAACCGGCCTTCCGATTGACCTGAATTCCGAAAATCAAACATCAGCACATGATATCCGGCAGCCACAATGGATTTGGCTAATGCTAAGGCAGGAACTCCTTTCTCCAATCGTGTCCCTGCATAACCATGCGACATAATAACCGTTAGCGGTTCTTGTCTATTAGCAGCATTCGATCTGAAAAACCATCCGTCCAGCCTAACGCCGCCATCCAAACTTTTGAACTGGACAACTTGTTCATCTAAACCGAATGTCTCTGGCGACTCATCTACCGGCTTGCGCTTAGGATGTGTGAGCTGCCAACCCACATAGGTCGATATACCTACAAGCACAAACCCTACCAGCATTACTACCGCCAAACTACTAAGGAACCACACCACGGGAATCATCCACACCTTTTAAATGAAATAGAAGCGAAGTCGTTAAACTGTGACATTTGCACGAAAACAAATTAATCCGATCCCCTGTGAAACAGATAATGGTTGAAATGCTGCAACCTCCCATGCTACATTAGAAAAAGATGGTTTTTGTCGAATTCTGGGAGGCGTCTGAATGAGTTTGCAAATTCAAATGTTGGGAACCGGCAGCGCGTTTGCCAAAACTCTTTATAATACAAGCGCATTAGTTCGTTCTAACAACAAAAATATACTAATCGATTGTGGTCATACAACCCCTAAATCGCTTGATGATATTCAGGTTCAACCAGATCAAATTGAGGGCATTATCATTTCACATATCCATGCTGATCATATTGGCGGATTAGAAGAAATGGCCTTTCGTCTATTATATGAATTTAACCAGAAGAAAACCAAACTTTTCATGACACCAGCAATCGCCGCAATTCTGTGGGAGAATACACTTAAAGGCGGTATGTACAACCCTTCGGATGGCTTTAATGGCATCGAAGATTATTTTGATATCGT
Above is a genomic segment from Paenibacillus sp. HWE-109 containing:
- a CDS encoding MFS transporter → MLFMEKWGKNRLFSPFVMELLIIMFVVEFVKGALLLTILPVYMKTSLGASAFIIGWTLAAQYIGDNVLRTPVGWIIDKLGYRTTMLTGVLMTFVAVILIATTAQISWMILGCALLGLGTAPLWPCVITGTTEVAGDDGKATIMSVVYMAWLSGVGLGPVAINFIVGENHYSSAFRLLIGCMTVVVLVALMLPRREAGLQGKSVTKAEIKSVSRTSFWQRVSVYLSEVRRSMNVSPLLFPAMFAQTFALGILTPILTLYAKEVLKLSSFQYSMFLIAGGAVTVICLVPMGKIVDRIGIRPFLVIGFSLSAAVLLCFTFAKSMLLLYVLVAVLGIGYAFIIPSWNALIASAIPPEKRGAVWGFFLTIEGLGMIVGPIVSGKLWDVYGYHAPFLMSGFVLVLLLVLQMFISIPKKGMVR
- a CDS encoding aminotransferase class I/II-fold pyridoxal phosphate-dependent enzyme, whose protein sequence is MDHTRTPLFTALLAHADKNPIQFHIPGHKKGVGMDPEFRSFIGDNALSIDLINIAPLDDLHQPMGVIEEAQRLAADAYGADHTFFSVQGTSGAIMTMIMTVCSEGDKIIVPRNVHKSVLAAIIFVGAKPVFIQPARDKNLGIDHGIPTRSVRRALEKHPDAKAVLVINPTYYGVCTNLKEIVDLVHSFNMPVLVDEAHGVLIHFHDKLPMSAMEAGADMAATSVHKLGGSMTQSSVLNIKGNRVNPKRIQTIISMLTTTSTSYILLASLDTARRHLALNGRSMAESTIELAQYTRRQINEIPNLYCFGEEILGEEATFNYDPTKICVHVRKLGITGFEVENWLRDHYNIEVEMSDMYNILCLITPGDTPENIETLLTALRELSHINDDVVEVKEVVIKVPAIPQLTLTPRDAFYGETEILPFKDSADRIIAEFIYVYPPGIPILLPGEVITQELIDYIVEHVEVGLPVKGPEDRSVQNVKVIVETQAIF
- a CDS encoding DUF1885 family protein, encoding MAQSAYIKFVTGSTVAALTLDELKERLLHYREQLALTAKQLGWEYDEAGFPYTIETKPEGEGKWFYLKGINPLYKYIVIGVGNEQKQEEDHHYVQVVLPDDATHGDKSKGNEFCKYLGKLLKAELHLFNGRIMYFNPRK
- a CDS encoding DUF1292 domain-containing protein, producing MSDEKHDHVHGPDCDHDHEQGEDVFIVTDENGEEHEMVMVYTFQSQEQAYAVLLDRNDPEADGVIFRVEEEDDEAFLVNIEDEQEWERVVTIYNEIVAQEGEE
- a CDS encoding stalk domain-containing protein, with product MKVQRIFALMLVFFVLSTAAVVASSIWGDFKGYNIARLVVNNTTSEFGDSEVPPLIVEGKTVLPLRAVSDALQALVKWDNSNKTAYLYKPNVHLFFTTEVRKDSAIVPFGVVERGKSADFIVFAQVDNLKTSISSVQVSIYSPSGKSVVTPVVKSISESKEAFWLKVPLYGVSFDEAGTYVVKFAMKQEGASDYSVVSEKQIQSE
- a CDS encoding alpha/beta hydrolase, translated to MLVGFVLVGISTYVGWQLTHPKRKPVDESPETFGLDEQVVQFKSLDGGVRLDGWFFRSNAANRQEPLTVIMSHGYAGTRLEKGVPALALAKSIVAAGYHVLMFDFRNSGQSEGRLTTVGYLEKQDVLGAIQWVQTHIGGKISLLGFSMGGTTSLLAAADEPSVRGVITDSAFSQLHPYLQDNLPVWSKLPRLPFTPLILTILPKLIGIKPRRVDALAAVDRIYPRPILFIHSQSDNAIPWSNSEAMWRKHPDVFELWITEQGLHVGSYQKQPEAYTERVLAFLSKL